The following coding sequences lie in one Phragmites australis chromosome 8, lpPhrAust1.1, whole genome shotgun sequence genomic window:
- the LOC133927618 gene encoding early nodulin-like protein 12 — protein MAGVPFAAFACVLVAATVLVVSASASPQVFVVGGEPRGWRKPVPNEETYNHWAARNRFHVGDFLHFKYEKNDSVLLVSRDDYKLCGAAKPTQRFDGGDTRFRLDHSGFLYFISGAPGHCDAGQRMTARVMAQSEGKAAPAEAPAMSPGEDDEGGSFGPGSGARSGGSKPGSGTGSGYASGSGSTTTTPHHAGTDGKTSGSASVRAPSSFGGHHVVVGVVVGAVLLVMGA, from the exons ATGGCCGGCGTTCCTTTCGCGGCTTTCGCCTGTGTTCTCGTCGCCGCCACCGTTCTCGTCGTTTCCGCGTCGGCGTCGCCACAGGTGTTCGTCGTCGGCGGCGAGCCCAGGGGGTGGAGGAAGCCGGTGCCCAATGAGGAGACGTACAACCACTGGGCCGCCAGGAACCGCTTCCACGTCGGAGACTTCCTCC ATTTCAAGTACGAGAAGAACGACTCGGTGCTGCTGGTCTCTCGCGACGACTACAAGCTCTGCGGCGCCGCGAAGCCGACGCAGCGGTTCGACGGCGGCGACACAAGGTTCCGGCTCGACCACAGCGGCTTCCTCTACTTCATCAGCGGCGCGCCGGGCCACTGCGACGCGGGGCAGCGGATGACCGCGCGCGTCATGGCGCAGAGTGAGGGCAAGGCCGCCCCAGCCGAGGCGCCCGCGATGTCGCCCGGTGAGGACGACGAAGGTGGGTCGTTCGGCCCGGGGTCCGGCGCGCGCTCTGGTGGCTCGAAGCCGGGGTCAGGGACCGGCTCCGGCTACGCGTCGGGATCGGGATCGACGACGACAACGCCACACCACGCCGGCACGGACGGGAAGACCAGTGGCTCCGCGTCCGTCCGTGCGCCGTCGTCGTTTGGTGGCCACCACGTCGTCGTTGGAGTTGTTGTGGGTGCCGTGCTGCTGGTCATGGGCGCTTGA